A portion of the Macaca thibetana thibetana isolate TM-01 chromosome 9, ASM2454274v1, whole genome shotgun sequence genome contains these proteins:
- the CCNJ gene encoding cyclin-J isoform X6 → MELEGQWWRGQLAADIHQALRYKELKLPSYKGQSPQLSLRRYFADLIAIVSNRFTLCPSARHLAVYLLDLFMDRYDISIQQLHLVALSCLLLASKFEEKEDSVPKLEQLNSLGCMTNMNLVLTKQNLLHMELLLLETFQWNLCLPTAAHFIEYYLSEAVHETDLHDGWPMICLEKTKLYMAKYADYFLEVSLQAAACVASSRIILRLSPTWPTRLHRLTAYSWDFLVQCIERLLIAHDNDVKEANKQRGQAGPQSAQLSVFQTASQPSRPVHFQQPQYLHQTHQTSLQYRHPTSEPPSCQQIVSTTHTSSYTLQTCPAGFQTSVQGLGHMQTGVGMSLAIPVEVKPCLSVSYNRSYQINEHYPCITPCFER, encoded by the exons GAGCTGAAGTTGCCCTCCTATAAAGGCCAGTCCCCTCAATTAAGTCTCAGACGGTATTTTGCTGACTTGATTGCCATTGTGAGCAATCGCTTCACGCTCTGCCCTTCTGCCCGCCATCTTGCTGTCTATTTACTGGACCTGTTTATGGACCGCTATGACATCTCTATCCAGCAGCTGCATTTAGTTGCGCTTTCCTGCCTGCTTCTAGCAA gtaaatttgaagaaaaagaagatagtGTGCCTAAGCTGGAGCAGCTCAACAGCCTGGGTTGTATGACTAATATGAATCTAgtattaacaaaacaaaatttgctaCATATGGAACTATTATTATTAGAAACCTTTCAGtggaacctctgccttccaaCAGCTGCCCATTTCATTGAGTATTATCTCTCTGAAGCAGTACACGAAACAGATCTTCATGACGGCTGGCCAATGATTTGCTTGGAAAAGACTAAACTCTACATGGCCAAATATGCAGATTACTTCCTGGAAGTGTCTTTGCAAG CTGCTGCATGTGTGGCTTCTTCGAGGATTATACTTCGTCTTTCTCCAACGTGGCCTACAAGACTGCATCGTCTTACTGCCTACTCTTGGGATTTCTTAGTACAGTGTATTGAACGACTATTGAT CGCTCACGATAATGATGtgaaagaagcaaacaaacagagAGGGCAAGCAGGACCTCAGTCAGCGCAACTAAGTGTGTTCCAGACAGCCTCCCAGCCCTCACGGCCAGTTCACTTTCAGCAACCTCAGTATCTCCATCAGACACATCAGACCTCGCTGCAGTATCGCCATCCTACGTCAGAACCACCAAGCTGTCAGCAGATTGTATCGACCACACACACCTCATCTTACACACTACAGACATGTCCTGCTGGCTTCCAAACTAGTGTTCAGGGCCTTGGGCACATGCAGACTGGTGTTGGGATGTCACTGGCAATACCAGTAGAAGTTAAGCCCTGTCTGAGTGTTTCTTATAACCGGAGTTATCAGATAAATGAACATTACCCTTGTATTACTCCATGTTTTGAAAGGTGA
- the CCNJ gene encoding cyclin-J isoform X5 encodes MELEGQWWRGQLAADIHQALRYKELKLPSYKGQSPQLSLRRYFADLIAIVSNRFTLCPSARHLAVYLLDLFMDRYDISIQQLHLVALSCLLLASKFEEKEDSVPKLEQLNSLGCMTNMNLVLTKQNLLHMELLLLETFQWNLCLPTAAHFIEYYLSEAVHETDLHDGWPMICLEKTKLYMAKYADYFLEVSLQVAAACVASSRIILRLSPTWPTRLHRLTAYSWDFLVQCIERLLIAHDNDVKEANKQRGQAGPQSAQLSVFQTASQPSRPVHFQQPQYLHQTHQTSLQYRHPTSEPPSCQQIVSTTHTSSYTLQTCPAGFQTSVQGLGHMQTGVGMSLAIPVEVKPCLSVSYNRSYQINEHYPCITPCFER; translated from the exons GAGCTGAAGTTGCCCTCCTATAAAGGCCAGTCCCCTCAATTAAGTCTCAGACGGTATTTTGCTGACTTGATTGCCATTGTGAGCAATCGCTTCACGCTCTGCCCTTCTGCCCGCCATCTTGCTGTCTATTTACTGGACCTGTTTATGGACCGCTATGACATCTCTATCCAGCAGCTGCATTTAGTTGCGCTTTCCTGCCTGCTTCTAGCAA gtaaatttgaagaaaaagaagatagtGTGCCTAAGCTGGAGCAGCTCAACAGCCTGGGTTGTATGACTAATATGAATCTAgtattaacaaaacaaaatttgctaCATATGGAACTATTATTATTAGAAACCTTTCAGtggaacctctgccttccaaCAGCTGCCCATTTCATTGAGTATTATCTCTCTGAAGCAGTACACGAAACAGATCTTCATGACGGCTGGCCAATGATTTGCTTGGAAAAGACTAAACTCTACATGGCCAAATATGCAGATTACTTCCTGGAAGTGTCTTTGCAAG TAGCTGCTGCATGTGTGGCTTCTTCGAGGATTATACTTCGTCTTTCTCCAACGTGGCCTACAAGACTGCATCGTCTTACTGCCTACTCTTGGGATTTCTTAGTACAGTGTATTGAACGACTATTGAT CGCTCACGATAATGATGtgaaagaagcaaacaaacagagAGGGCAAGCAGGACCTCAGTCAGCGCAACTAAGTGTGTTCCAGACAGCCTCCCAGCCCTCACGGCCAGTTCACTTTCAGCAACCTCAGTATCTCCATCAGACACATCAGACCTCGCTGCAGTATCGCCATCCTACGTCAGAACCACCAAGCTGTCAGCAGATTGTATCGACCACACACACCTCATCTTACACACTACAGACATGTCCTGCTGGCTTCCAAACTAGTGTTCAGGGCCTTGGGCACATGCAGACTGGTGTTGGGATGTCACTGGCAATACCAGTAGAAGTTAAGCCCTGTCTGAGTGTTTCTTATAACCGGAGTTATCAGATAAATGAACATTACCCTTGTATTACTCCATGTTTTGAAAGGTGA
- the CCNJ gene encoding cyclin-J isoform X4 — translation MELEGQWWRGQLAADIHQALRYKELKLPSYKGQSPQLSLRRYFADLIAIVSNRFTLCPSARHLAVYLLDLFMDRYDISIQQLHLVALSCLLLASKFEEKEDSVPKLEQLNSLGCMTNMNLVLTKQNLLHMELLLLETFQWNLCLPTAAHFIEYYLSEAVHETDLHDGWPMICLEKTKLYMAKYADYFLEVSLQDYAFLNYAPSLVAAACVASSRIILRLSPTWPTRLHRLTAYSWDFLVQCIERLLIAHDNDVKEANKQRGQAGPQSAQLSVFQTASQPSRPVHFQQPQYLHQTHQTSLQYRHPTSEPPSCQQIVSTTHTSSYTLQTCPAGFQTSVQGLGHMQTGVGMSLAIPVEVKPCLSVSYNRSYQINEHYPCITPCFER, via the exons GAGCTGAAGTTGCCCTCCTATAAAGGCCAGTCCCCTCAATTAAGTCTCAGACGGTATTTTGCTGACTTGATTGCCATTGTGAGCAATCGCTTCACGCTCTGCCCTTCTGCCCGCCATCTTGCTGTCTATTTACTGGACCTGTTTATGGACCGCTATGACATCTCTATCCAGCAGCTGCATTTAGTTGCGCTTTCCTGCCTGCTTCTAGCAA gtaaatttgaagaaaaagaagatagtGTGCCTAAGCTGGAGCAGCTCAACAGCCTGGGTTGTATGACTAATATGAATCTAgtattaacaaaacaaaatttgctaCATATGGAACTATTATTATTAGAAACCTTTCAGtggaacctctgccttccaaCAGCTGCCCATTTCATTGAGTATTATCTCTCTGAAGCAGTACACGAAACAGATCTTCATGACGGCTGGCCAATGATTTGCTTGGAAAAGACTAAACTCTACATGGCCAAATATGCAGATTACTTCCTGGAAGTGTCTTTGCAAG ATTATGCCTTTCTAAATTATGCACCTTCTTTAGTAGCTGCTGCATGTGTGGCTTCTTCGAGGATTATACTTCGTCTTTCTCCAACGTGGCCTACAAGACTGCATCGTCTTACTGCCTACTCTTGGGATTTCTTAGTACAGTGTATTGAACGACTATTGAT CGCTCACGATAATGATGtgaaagaagcaaacaaacagagAGGGCAAGCAGGACCTCAGTCAGCGCAACTAAGTGTGTTCCAGACAGCCTCCCAGCCCTCACGGCCAGTTCACTTTCAGCAACCTCAGTATCTCCATCAGACACATCAGACCTCGCTGCAGTATCGCCATCCTACGTCAGAACCACCAAGCTGTCAGCAGATTGTATCGACCACACACACCTCATCTTACACACTACAGACATGTCCTGCTGGCTTCCAAACTAGTGTTCAGGGCCTTGGGCACATGCAGACTGGTGTTGGGATGTCACTGGCAATACCAGTAGAAGTTAAGCCCTGTCTGAGTGTTTCTTATAACCGGAGTTATCAGATAAATGAACATTACCCTTGTATTACTCCATGTTTTGAAAGGTGA